TTTTTCTTGAGATTATGTAGGTAATAATAGCAAGGAATAGTGCTACGAAAAGGCCAGGAATAATGCCTCCAAGGAAGAGAGCACCAACAGAAACACCAGTGATGTTTCCGTATACGATAAAAGCGATACTTGGTGGTATGATAATTGCAAGTCCACTTGAAGCAGCAACAACTGCAGCGGAAAATGTATCAGAGTAACCTTGCGCAATCATAGCGGGTATAAAAATTAGCCCAATTGCTGCGGCTGTTGCAGGACCTGAACCTGAAATAGCACCCCAAAAAGCAGCAGTAAATACTGCAGCAATTGCAAGACCTCCAGTTGCTTTGCCAACTAAAAGTATTATAAAATCGGAAATTCTTTTTGCAAGGCCTCCTTTAGAAAGGAGTTCACCTTCAAGCACAAAGAATGGTATTGCAATAAGTGGAAATTTTGCAATTCCTGAAGCAAAATTTCTTGAAATCATAGACGCTCCAAGACCATAATGGATGATTCCGTAAATACTTGCGATACCGATTGAAGTGCCTATAGGAGAGCCTATTACAATGAGAAATAAAAATATTCCAAAAAGAATTAGAGCAGCAGTCATTTTGTTCCTCCGTTAAACGACTTCAAAGTTTTGATTGTTGAAGAAACTATTTTTTCAAAAATAAAAATCGAAAAGATTGGTATGCCAATCGTATAGATCCATATCGGAATATTTAAAGCATCACTTCTTGTATGGAATAGTGTTAATTCTTTATATATTTCTTTAATAGCATAATAATCTACTAATGCAAAAAGAGATATGGCAAGAAGAGCAGAGACAACGTTTGCGATTTTTTTTGCCCATACGGGAAATTTATCGTAAACTGTTGTCATCCCAAGATGGGCACCTTTTTCAAATGCCATTGCAATACCTATTACAGTTACCCAAACAAAAAGATTAATTTCGATTTCTTCGGTTGCAGCAAAAGAAACGTGAAAAATAAATCTTGAAAGGACGTTAACAAAACCAATCACTGCCATTATTGAAAGAAGGACTATAGCAATCCACTCTTCAATTGATCTTTTTTCCATGCTTACCTCCAAAAAGAGCGAGGGAGAATCTCCCTCACTCTTTGATATTTGTTTACTTGCCCATGTCTTTTT
This genomic stretch from Caldisericaceae bacterium harbors:
- a CDS encoding TRAP transporter small permease yields the protein MEKRSIEEWIAIVLLSIMAVIGFVNVLSRFIFHVSFAATEEIEINLFVWVTVIGIAMAFEKGAHLGMTTVYDKFPVWAKKIANVVSALLAISLFALVDYYAIKEIYKELTLFHTRSDALNIPIWIYTIGIPIFSIFIFEKIVSSTIKTLKSFNGGTK